In a genomic window of Caloenas nicobarica isolate bCalNic1 chromosome 1, bCalNic1.hap1, whole genome shotgun sequence:
- the LOC135984422 gene encoding lysozyme g-like: protein MIPTLLLLGIMALVAPSMSYSCYGDVSTLQAPMTSCSAVRAADCGLAMIQRTAEADIVRLRKYEIPIKRVARNLCLDPALIAAIISQESRAGLLLDNGWDQERHKYGLMQLGRQQQQPFGVWDSEEHINQGSTILVLAINEVRARHPTWTWDQQLRGGICTYRAKMGNYQVYEDDPCDRDNYYANSVIRRAQYFKRHGF from the exons ATGATCCCCACGCTGCTCTTGCTGGGCATTATGGCCCTTGTTG CTCCATCCATGAGTTACAGTTGCTATGGTGATGTAAGTACTCTTCAAGCCCCCATGACCTCCTGTTCAGCCGTGAGAGCCGCAGACTGTG GACTTGCCATGATACAGAGAACTGCTGAGGCAGATATCGTACGCCTGAGGAAATATGAGATTCCAATTAAGAGAGTAGCCAGAAACCTGTGCTTGGACCCGGCGCTCATTGCTGCCATCATCTCGCAGGAGAGCCGTGCTGGTCTGCTCCTGGACAACGGCTGGGACCAGGAACGGCACAAGTATGGCTTGATGCAG CTTGGAAGGCAGCAACAGCAACCTTTCGGAGTGTGGGATAGTGAAGAACACATAAATCAGGGCTCAACTATCCTGGTTCTTGCAATTAATGAAGTACGGGCAAGACATCCTACCTGGACCTGGGACCAGCAGCTGAGAG GGGGAATCTGTACCTACCGTGCAAAAATGGGCAACTACCAGGTCTATGAGGACGACCCGTGTGACAGAGACAACTACTACGCCAACAGTGTGATTAGGCGAGCCCAGTACTTTAAGCGACATGGGTTCTAG